In one Spirosoma rigui genomic region, the following are encoded:
- a CDS encoding RagB/SusD family nutrient uptake outer membrane protein, protein MRTLKSIVLSTSLLTASLLTVTACKNSEFLEVKPRSQGDSQIALTTPEGIDAAVNGIYDRLQSVVLYGRDMLAVSEALGDNAQFTNKSGRLANENRNIQNNTFGTATSGGATWQTAYFAINQANLVLDNIGSVTFADTNQRNRLQGQAYFLRALLYHDLSRIYAYDPGVAVASQDRGGVPLLLVGVADQSKITLPARPAVADVYKQIYADLQNAIAAFNRSNPGAPAYGNRQAAQALFSRVALYNKDYATAVKYATDAIGGAIKLSPNASYVGGWRAPQNPESLFEVQFAVASENIGVNTSLQTTYTTLVRLGDRNATGGFGDLVPTTVGSTSFIADLEAEKSAAGAVLDIRRQLYELGTAGRGTAFIECTKFLGKNGTINLDNVPAIRVSELYLNRAEANFNLGNTADALTDLNVIRQRCGLPASTLTDAPLLAEIYRQERLEFGFEGHRWFDLKRTGQNVVKATAQGGGLAYTDNRILAPIPVNELSTNKSIKQNFGY, encoded by the coding sequence ATGCGTACACTTAAATCTATAGTTTTATCAACCAGTCTGCTAACGGCCAGTTTACTGACCGTTACCGCCTGTAAGAACAGTGAGTTTCTGGAAGTGAAGCCCCGCTCGCAGGGTGATTCGCAGATAGCCCTGACGACGCCCGAAGGTATCGACGCTGCCGTAAACGGTATCTATGACCGCCTGCAAAGCGTAGTTCTGTACGGTCGCGATATGCTGGCCGTCTCGGAAGCACTCGGCGACAATGCCCAGTTCACCAACAAATCGGGCCGGTTAGCCAACGAAAACCGGAATATTCAGAATAACACCTTTGGTACGGCTACCTCGGGGGGCGCTACCTGGCAAACGGCTTACTTTGCCATTAACCAGGCTAACCTGGTTCTGGATAATATTGGCAGTGTCACGTTTGCCGATACGAACCAGCGCAACCGGTTGCAGGGCCAGGCTTATTTCCTGCGGGCGTTGCTTTACCACGACCTGTCGCGCATTTACGCCTACGATCCGGGCGTTGCCGTTGCTTCTCAGGACCGGGGTGGTGTACCCCTGCTGCTGGTTGGCGTAGCCGATCAGAGCAAGATCACGCTCCCGGCCCGTCCGGCGGTTGCCGATGTGTACAAGCAGATCTATGCTGACCTGCAGAACGCCATCGCTGCTTTTAACCGCTCGAACCCCGGCGCACCGGCTTACGGTAACCGGCAGGCTGCTCAGGCGCTTTTCTCACGGGTAGCCCTGTATAATAAGGACTACGCAACGGCGGTGAAATACGCAACGGATGCCATTGGTGGTGCGATCAAACTTTCACCGAACGCTTCGTACGTTGGCGGCTGGCGCGCTCCGCAGAATCCGGAGTCCCTGTTTGAAGTTCAGTTTGCGGTTGCATCCGAGAACATTGGGGTTAACACCTCGCTGCAAACGACCTACACAACGCTGGTACGGCTGGGCGACCGGAATGCCACGGGTGGCTTTGGGGATCTGGTGCCGACAACAGTTGGTTCAACCTCATTCATTGCTGACCTGGAAGCTGAAAAAAGCGCTGCCGGTGCGGTTCTCGACATCCGCCGTCAGTTGTACGAACTGGGTACGGCCGGACGCGGTACCGCCTTCATTGAGTGCACCAAGTTTCTGGGTAAGAACGGTACGATCAACCTGGATAACGTACCCGCTATCCGCGTCTCTGAGTTGTACCTGAACCGGGCCGAAGCCAATTTCAATCTGGGCAATACAGCCGATGCGCTGACTGACCTGAACGTAATTCGTCAGCGGTGTGGCTTACCAGCCTCTACGCTTACGGATGCTCCATTGCTGGCCGAAATTTACCGGCAGGAGCGCCTGGAGTTCGGTTTTGAAGGTCACCGCTGGTTTGACCTGAAGCGTACGGGACAGAACGTCGTGAAGGCCACCGCGCAGGGTGGTGGTCTGGCTTATACGGACAACCGTATTCTGGCCCCGATCCCGGTCAATGAGTTGTCGACCAACAA
- a CDS encoding SusC/RagA family TonB-linked outer membrane protein: MRKLLLGSWFLTLLFCLPVLAQDVTVSGRVTSSDDGSPLPGVSVQVKGTTRGTTTDVDGRYRVNASANSRLVYSFIGYSSQEVAVGNRSSVNVVLQTDATNLGEVVVTGYGGTVNRREFTGASSKVAGAAVSNLPVGSFDKALAGRAAGVQVTSANGVPGGAIQIRIRGVGSISAGSDPLYVVDGVQLNTSNNSSFTSSNPLAFLNPSDIESIEILKDAAAASIYGSQAANGVVLVTTKRGKSGKTQISFNYFKGIADPIKQLDVLNTQEWIQLRTENLVNAGTAADVARSSILSTLRLPTSLTDADIAALPTYDWQKAVFKQGKTDNYEIGLNGGNDKTRFYVSGSYYTQSANIINVNFKRGTLNTTLTHNINSKVSIDQTLKLSTITSNGQFGGPNGGSFLGAAAFSSPLILPSVAIYNADGSYNGTPALGGIPGILNQNILQVSELNTIRADINQFVGSLALNYKVTNNLTIRPFVSLDYRSVRGRNFSDPRTADGINVRGRIQDQFNENKNFLTNVTANYNKTVGKSDFGVLLGAEYRSDINENLGTNITNVPTPDFKYASAAALPQSIVGSWTGYRKGSVFGNLKYNFNKKYDLSLIGRLDGSSRFGANNRFGFFPSVSGAWLISEEDFLKGGRYVSDLKLRASFGTTGNDQLGSLFGAANFPGLGLVSPGFDYNGAAGFAPSQLANPDLKWETNETINLGLDFGFFGNRITGSVDVFQRTSKDLLLPFNLPFTSGYSSISRNAGEVQNRGLEVELNTVNVRAGQFQWKSSFNITTIKNKVTKLYPGIVPLNNPDSTILLSYTDFYGVGRNAILGRPLQPQYTTDYAGVNPATGRAMFYDYAGNITYRPLTPRDQKYFGTELPKFYGGFNNTFIYGPLSLDFLLQFDYGRRSFNSQTSFLAENAGRNFNALQSTYDRRWMKPGDITDVPRAYNANVEPNSVSNLGGTRTLEDASYLRLKQITLNYDVPAAISNRIKASKARIYIQAANLITVTKWTSYDPEFLNFGSGNSGLVPNSKTYQAGVNVTF; the protein is encoded by the coding sequence ATGAGAAAACTTCTATTAGGAAGTTGGTTCCTCACGCTTTTGTTCTGCTTACCCGTTTTGGCGCAGGACGTAACCGTGAGTGGCCGGGTCACTTCATCGGACGACGGCTCTCCCCTACCGGGCGTGAGCGTACAGGTTAAAGGTACTACTCGTGGCACAACGACAGACGTTGACGGGCGCTACCGCGTGAATGCATCAGCTAATAGCCGGTTGGTCTATAGCTTCATTGGTTACTCGAGTCAGGAAGTTGCTGTAGGAAACAGATCCAGTGTCAACGTAGTCCTGCAAACGGATGCCACTAACCTCGGCGAAGTGGTTGTTACGGGGTACGGCGGAACGGTGAACCGGCGGGAATTTACCGGGGCCAGTTCCAAGGTTGCCGGGGCAGCGGTATCCAACCTGCCCGTAGGTAGTTTTGACAAGGCGCTGGCCGGTCGGGCTGCCGGTGTGCAGGTAACATCGGCCAACGGTGTACCGGGTGGTGCCATCCAGATTCGTATCCGGGGTGTCGGTTCGATTTCGGCCGGTAGCGATCCGCTCTACGTTGTCGACGGCGTTCAGCTGAACACGTCCAACAACTCCAGCTTCACGAGCAGTAACCCACTGGCGTTTCTGAACCCGAGCGATATTGAGTCGATCGAAATTCTGAAAGATGCTGCGGCTGCGTCGATTTACGGATCGCAGGCGGCAAACGGCGTTGTTCTGGTCACCACCAAGCGCGGTAAATCCGGTAAAACGCAGATCAGCTTCAACTACTTTAAAGGGATCGCCGATCCAATCAAACAACTCGACGTACTGAATACGCAGGAGTGGATTCAGTTGCGGACCGAGAACCTGGTCAATGCCGGAACAGCGGCCGATGTGGCCCGGTCGTCGATATTGTCGACGCTGCGGTTGCCAACGAGCCTAACCGATGCGGATATTGCTGCGCTGCCAACCTATGACTGGCAGAAAGCTGTATTTAAGCAGGGCAAAACGGACAACTATGAGATTGGCCTGAACGGGGGTAATGATAAAACCCGGTTCTATGTATCGGGTTCGTATTATACGCAGAGCGCCAACATCATCAACGTCAATTTCAAACGTGGTACGTTGAACACTACGCTTACGCACAATATCAACAGCAAAGTGAGCATCGACCAGACGCTCAAGCTCAGCACGATCACGTCGAACGGCCAGTTCGGTGGTCCCAATGGTGGTTCGTTTCTGGGTGCTGCTGCGTTCTCGTCGCCCCTGATTTTGCCAAGCGTCGCCATTTACAACGCCGATGGTAGCTACAATGGTACACCTGCCCTGGGTGGTATTCCGGGTATCCTGAACCAGAACATCCTTCAGGTGAGTGAGTTAAACACGATCCGGGCCGACATCAATCAGTTTGTGGGTAGCCTGGCGTTGAACTACAAAGTGACGAACAACCTGACCATCCGGCCGTTCGTTAGCCTTGACTATCGCTCGGTTCGGGGTAGAAACTTCTCCGACCCCCGTACTGCCGACGGAATTAACGTTCGCGGACGGATACAGGATCAGTTCAACGAGAACAAAAACTTCCTGACTAACGTAACGGCCAACTATAACAAGACGGTCGGCAAAAGCGATTTTGGTGTCTTACTGGGTGCGGAGTACCGGTCTGACATCAACGAGAACCTGGGAACGAACATTACCAACGTACCAACGCCGGATTTCAAATATGCCAGCGCGGCTGCTTTACCCCAAAGTATTGTGGGTAGCTGGACGGGCTACCGGAAAGGATCGGTATTCGGTAATCTTAAATACAACTTCAACAAGAAATATGATCTGAGCCTTATTGGCCGTCTGGACGGTTCGAGCCGCTTTGGTGCCAACAACCGCTTCGGTTTCTTCCCGTCGGTATCGGGAGCGTGGTTGATTTCGGAAGAAGATTTCCTGAAAGGTGGCCGGTACGTGAGCGATCTGAAGCTGCGGGCTTCGTTCGGTACAACGGGTAACGACCAGCTGGGTTCGCTGTTCGGCGCGGCTAACTTCCCTGGCTTAGGCCTGGTAAGCCCCGGCTTCGATTACAACGGTGCGGCCGGTTTTGCTCCTTCGCAGCTGGCTAACCCCGACCTGAAGTGGGAAACCAACGAAACGATCAACTTAGGTCTGGACTTCGGTTTCTTCGGCAACCGCATTACCGGTTCGGTCGACGTATTCCAACGGACCAGTAAAGACCTGCTCCTGCCTTTCAACCTGCCTTTCACGAGTGGTTACTCGTCGATCTCGCGGAACGCCGGTGAAGTACAGAACCGGGGTCTGGAAGTTGAGTTGAACACCGTGAACGTACGGGCCGGTCAGTTCCAGTGGAAATCGTCGTTCAACATCACCACGATCAAGAACAAGGTAACCAAACTGTATCCGGGTATCGTGCCGCTGAACAATCCAGACAGCACCATCCTGCTGAGCTACACCGACTTCTACGGCGTGGGCCGTAATGCCATCCTGGGTCGTCCGCTGCAGCCGCAGTACACCACCGACTATGCTGGTGTGAACCCCGCTACGGGCCGGGCTATGTTTTATGACTATGCCGGTAACATTACGTACCGTCCGCTGACACCCCGCGACCAGAAGTACTTCGGCACGGAGCTGCCCAAGTTCTACGGCGGTTTCAACAACACCTTCATCTACGGCCCGCTGTCGCTCGACTTCCTGTTGCAGTTTGACTACGGTCGGCGGTCGTTCAACTCGCAGACATCGTTCCTGGCGGAGAACGCCGGTCGTAACTTCAACGCGCTGCAAAGCACGTATGACCGTCGCTGGATGAAGCCCGGTGATATTACCGATGTGCCCCGCGCCTACAATGCCAACGTTGAGCCAAACAGTGTGAGCAACCTGGGCGGTACCCGCACCCTGGAAGATGCGTCTTACCTGCGACTGAAGCAGATCACGCTGAACTACGACGTTCCGGCCGCCATCAGCAACCGGATCAAAGCGTCGAAAGCCCGGATCTACATTCAGGCCGCTAACCTGATCACCGTTACGAAATGGACCAGCTATGACCCAGAATTCCTCAACTTCGGTTCGGGCAACAGCGGTCTGGTGCCAAACTCGAAAACGTATCAGGCAGGTGTTAACGTAACGTTCTAA
- a CDS encoding amidohydrolase: MSYKVYLHAFTVGAFLSPAAFGQGGTLNARMDKSAESLEKKVVSWRRDFHEHPELGNREFQTAAKVAAHLKGLGFEVKTGVGKTGVVGLLKGGKPGPVVALRADMDGLPVTERVDLPFKSQARTEYNGQQTGIMHACGHDTHVAILMGVAEVLASVKNDLRGTVKFIFQPAEEGAPTGEEGGAYLMVKEGVLENPKVDAIFGLHINSQTEVGTIKYRPGATMAAVDQFAIKLKGKQTHGASPWSGVDPIVTSAQVVMGLQTIVSRNLPLTENAAVVTVGAIHGGIRQNIIPEEVNMIGTIRSLDADMQKTIHRRIKEVAVNIAESAGAKADVNIDVMYPITYNDPKLTDQMVGSLEAVAGKNNVKITPAQTGAEDFSFYQQKVPGFFYFLGGMTKGTKVEDAAPHHTPDFRIDESCFVLGMKSLCHLTADYMEQSGKATAVSGK; the protein is encoded by the coding sequence ATGAGCTATAAGGTATACCTGCATGCGTTTACGGTAGGAGCATTTTTGTCACCGGCTGCTTTCGGGCAGGGGGGCACGCTGAATGCCCGTATGGATAAGAGCGCCGAAAGTCTGGAAAAAAAAGTTGTTTCCTGGCGCCGGGACTTTCACGAACACCCTGAACTGGGTAACCGCGAATTTCAAACGGCGGCAAAAGTGGCGGCCCATTTGAAGGGACTCGGCTTCGAGGTGAAGACGGGTGTGGGCAAGACGGGCGTGGTTGGTTTGCTGAAGGGTGGCAAGCCCGGACCAGTGGTGGCCCTGCGTGCCGACATGGACGGATTACCCGTAACGGAGCGGGTAGATTTACCATTTAAGTCCCAGGCGCGGACTGAGTATAACGGGCAGCAAACGGGTATCATGCATGCCTGCGGTCACGACACCCACGTGGCTATATTGATGGGGGTTGCCGAAGTACTGGCCTCGGTGAAAAACGACCTGCGGGGTACGGTCAAATTTATCTTTCAGCCAGCCGAAGAAGGGGCGCCAACCGGCGAAGAAGGGGGCGCGTATTTAATGGTGAAGGAAGGGGTGCTGGAAAACCCGAAAGTCGATGCCATCTTTGGACTACACATCAACTCGCAAACGGAAGTGGGCACCATCAAGTACCGGCCCGGTGCCACCATGGCCGCCGTCGACCAGTTTGCCATCAAACTGAAAGGGAAGCAAACCCATGGCGCGTCGCCCTGGTCGGGCGTTGACCCGATCGTTACGTCAGCGCAGGTGGTGATGGGCTTGCAGACGATTGTGAGCCGGAACCTACCCCTGACCGAGAATGCCGCTGTCGTTACGGTAGGGGCCATTCACGGCGGTATCCGGCAGAATATCATTCCCGAAGAGGTGAACATGATCGGTACGATTCGCTCGCTGGACGCCGATATGCAAAAAACCATTCACCGTCGTATTAAGGAGGTAGCCGTCAACATTGCCGAAAGCGCCGGTGCCAAAGCTGATGTGAACATCGATGTTATGTACCCGATCACCTATAACGATCCCAAACTGACCGATCAGATGGTTGGTTCGCTGGAAGCAGTTGCCGGCAAAAACAACGTAAAGATCACGCCCGCGCAGACCGGTGCCGAGGACTTCTCGTTCTACCAGCAGAAGGTACCCGGTTTCTTCTACTTTTTAGGGGGAATGACGAAAGGAACCAAGGTTGAAGATGCCGCTCCGCACCACACGCCCGATTTCAGGATCGACGAGAGTTGTTTCGTGCTGGGCATGAAATCGCTTTGCCACCTGACGGCCGATTATATGGAGCAGTCGGGTAAAGCGACGGCCGTCAGCGGAAAGTAA
- a CDS encoding aldo/keto reductase, with protein MSLTHFRTLGRSGLVVSPLALGTMTFGTARWGSSDEVSEAIFNQYVDAGGNFIDTADIYAGGRSEELVGRYTADRNLRDSLVLATKFSWNPQPGNPNAGGNGRKNIYRALDSSLRRLKTDYIDLYWLHAWDMVTPIEEVLQTFGDLVRAGKIRYFGFSNVPAWYSARAATLAAVQGIPGPIALQLAYGLAKRHIEYEHLPLARACGLGITPWSPLAAGFLTGKYQRADAGATGAGRLSGPNPFGNSLFTERNWHILDVLRLVAADIDRPMAQVALAWALAQPGITAPIVGASQVEQLQDHIASLAIRLTPEQHQRLNEVSAPASIFPYNIFTPAINQSIFGGFEVAGWS; from the coding sequence ATGTCACTTACCCATTTTCGTACCCTCGGCCGGTCAGGTCTGGTCGTTAGCCCACTAGCCCTGGGCACCATGACCTTCGGCACCGCCCGGTGGGGCTCGTCCGATGAAGTTTCCGAAGCTATTTTCAACCAGTACGTCGATGCGGGGGGTAACTTCATCGACACGGCCGACATTTACGCCGGCGGCCGGAGTGAAGAGCTGGTGGGCCGCTACACCGCCGATCGGAACCTGCGAGATAGCTTGGTTCTGGCAACTAAATTCTCCTGGAATCCACAGCCCGGCAACCCGAACGCGGGCGGAAACGGCCGGAAAAATATATACCGGGCACTCGACAGCTCACTACGCCGACTGAAAACAGACTACATCGACCTATACTGGCTGCACGCCTGGGATATGGTTACCCCTATCGAGGAAGTCCTCCAGACCTTCGGCGATCTGGTGCGGGCCGGTAAAATTCGGTATTTTGGTTTTTCAAACGTTCCTGCCTGGTATAGCGCCCGGGCCGCTACGCTGGCAGCGGTACAGGGCATTCCCGGTCCTATTGCCTTACAACTGGCGTACGGGCTGGCTAAACGACATATAGAATACGAACACCTGCCCCTGGCCCGCGCGTGTGGCCTCGGCATCACGCCTTGGAGCCCACTGGCGGCAGGTTTTCTAACCGGTAAGTACCAACGGGCAGACGCAGGCGCTACGGGCGCAGGTCGACTAAGTGGCCCCAACCCCTTTGGTAACAGCTTATTTACCGAACGCAACTGGCATATACTGGACGTCCTGCGCCTTGTAGCCGCCGACATTGACCGACCCATGGCCCAGGTAGCGCTGGCCTGGGCATTAGCCCAGCCGGGTATTACGGCCCCGATCGTAGGTGCCAGCCAAGTCGAACAGCTTCAGGACCACATCGCTTCGCTCGCGATTCGGCTAACACCCGAGCAACACCAGCGACTCAATGAGGTTAGTGCGCCAGCGTCTATATTCCCGTACAACATCTTCACACCGGCGATAAACCAAAGCATCTTTGGCGGATTCGAGGTAGCCGGATGGTCGTAG
- a CDS encoding SDR family oxidoreductase — MRSNFLSATALKPPFSTAVVWITGASSGIGEAVALALARRGARLILSARRVDELQRVATLTGLPAADLLILPLDMTDVDSLPAHVETVRQRFGRIDYVFQNAGITQRSNVVDTDLAVYTRLMAVNFFGVVALTKAVLPVMLAQGSGQFVVTSSVAGKLGTKQRSGYCASKHALHGFFDALRAETYDAGLRVTLVCPGYIRTPISLHALGPDGQVHGKMDTNQASGMDPDTFARQLLSAVAQEKEEVYIGGAETYGIYLKRFLPGILSRILRKREGA; from the coding sequence TTGCGTTCTAACTTTTTATCTGCTACTGCTCTGAAACCGCCTTTCTCCACAGCCGTTGTCTGGATCACGGGGGCCTCGTCGGGTATCGGCGAAGCCGTAGCACTGGCCCTCGCGCGCCGGGGTGCCCGGTTGATCCTGTCGGCCCGCCGGGTCGATGAACTACAGCGGGTAGCGACACTAACCGGCCTCCCCGCTGCCGATCTGCTGATACTGCCCCTGGATATGACCGACGTGGACAGTCTGCCGGCGCATGTCGAAACGGTACGCCAGCGCTTCGGCCGGATCGACTACGTCTTTCAAAATGCGGGTATCACCCAGCGGAGCAACGTAGTGGATACGGATCTGGCGGTGTATACCCGGTTAATGGCGGTCAACTTCTTTGGTGTTGTTGCGCTCACGAAGGCTGTTTTGCCCGTAATGCTCGCTCAGGGCAGTGGCCAGTTTGTGGTAACGAGTAGCGTAGCCGGCAAGCTGGGCACCAAACAGCGTTCCGGCTACTGCGCCAGTAAACATGCGTTGCATGGCTTTTTCGACGCGCTGCGGGCCGAAACCTACGATGCCGGTTTGCGGGTAACCTTGGTTTGCCCCGGCTATATCCGAACGCCAATCTCACTCCACGCCCTTGGCCCCGACGGGCAGGTGCATGGTAAAATGGACACGAATCAGGCCAGCGGCATGGATCCCGATACGTTTGCCCGGCAACTCCTGTCGGCGGTTGCACAGGAGAAAGAAGAGGTCTACATTGGCGGGGCCGAAACGTATGGTATTTATTTGAAGCGGTTCCTGCCGGGCATCCTGTCACGGATTTTACGCAAACGGGAAGGAGCCTGA
- a CDS encoding S66 peptidase family protein has product MTFPPFLRPGDTVGVVAPASWFPYDELREGLRILREDWQLNVIEGKSLHAIDGPFAGSDDLRRADLQHLFDTPDVRAVFAARGGYGCYRIADDLDLTGLLDNPKWLIGFSDVTVLLSLFYKHNLGSLHGLMPRQFGEPNRAASLESVRQWLFGENPSHYTVPAHPLNRPGLATGPLVGGNLTMLINSLGTPTDVDFDGAILFIEDIDETLFSLDRMMTQLRRSGRLAGLGGLVVGQFTDMRANLSLPFGKEAADLIAEAVAAYDYPVLFDFPAGHVEYNMALPIGRRVTLTVGDQGIIAF; this is encoded by the coding sequence ATGACTTTTCCCCCTTTTCTGCGCCCCGGCGATACGGTTGGCGTTGTTGCGCCTGCCAGCTGGTTCCCGTACGACGAACTTCGCGAAGGGCTTCGTATTCTCCGGGAAGACTGGCAGTTAAACGTAATCGAAGGCAAAAGCCTGCATGCCATCGACGGGCCTTTTGCCGGTTCAGATGACCTCCGGCGGGCCGACCTCCAGCACCTGTTCGATACGCCCGATGTCCGGGCCGTCTTTGCCGCTCGAGGTGGCTACGGCTGCTACCGTATTGCCGATGACCTTGACCTGACCGGGTTGCTGGACAATCCGAAATGGCTTATCGGTTTCAGCGACGTCACAGTTTTGTTAAGTCTCTTTTACAAACATAACCTGGGCAGTCTGCATGGATTGATGCCCCGCCAGTTTGGGGAGCCTAACCGGGCCGCATCCCTGGAATCGGTCCGGCAATGGTTGTTCGGAGAAAACCCGTCCCACTATACGGTACCCGCGCATCCGCTCAACCGGCCGGGTTTGGCAACCGGACCCCTCGTCGGCGGCAACCTGACCATGCTCATCAACTCACTCGGCACCCCCACCGATGTTGACTTCGACGGTGCCATCCTCTTCATTGAAGATATTGACGAAACGCTGTTTTCGCTGGACCGGATGATGACCCAGCTACGGCGGTCGGGCAGACTAGCCGGGCTCGGGGGTCTGGTGGTGGGTCAGTTCACCGACATGCGGGCTAATCTGTCGTTGCCGTTCGGCAAAGAAGCCGCCGACCTTATTGCCGAAGCCGTTGCTGCGTATGACTACCCGGTTCTGTTCGACTTTCCCGCCGGGCACGTCGAGTATAACATGGCCTTACCCATTGGCCGGCGGGTAACGCTGACGGTGGGCGACCAGGGCATTATTGCGTTCTAA
- a CDS encoding ion channel: MEPVSNLHGTDSKLVKQEEQRQDLGFGTKLNDTYSRLINKDGSFNINRVNEPLRDRINLYNRLITMDWVHFLSWILLFYLAENVVFACIYLLAGAENLKGADDRIFHGSFWKAFFFSAQTLTTVGYGHIAPNSFLTSAIAAFESMLGLLAFALSTGLLYGRFSRPVAHIRFSKHAVFAPYLDVNGWMFRIINARSNQLIDVQVEVSMSRLETKPDGTVHRKYYGLKLERSKVSFFPTNWTVVHPITDDSPLHGCTPDNLAESDAEFLILLRAMDDTFAQVVHSRYSYRYDEVLWGQKFRSMTDGNQAGMATVDLNKLDITDPAPLN, translated from the coding sequence ATGGAACCGGTGAGCAACCTGCATGGTACCGACAGCAAGCTGGTCAAACAGGAAGAACAGCGGCAGGATCTCGGTTTCGGCACGAAGCTAAACGATACCTACAGCCGGCTTATCAACAAAGACGGTAGTTTCAACATCAACCGCGTTAACGAACCGTTACGGGACCGCATCAATCTGTATAACCGGCTCATTACCATGGACTGGGTACATTTCCTGAGCTGGATTCTGTTATTTTACCTGGCCGAGAACGTTGTTTTTGCCTGTATCTACCTGCTGGCCGGAGCGGAGAACCTGAAGGGGGCCGATGACCGCATTTTTCATGGGTCATTCTGGAAAGCATTTTTCTTCAGCGCCCAGACACTTACCACCGTTGGCTACGGCCACATTGCCCCCAATAGTTTTCTGACCAGTGCCATTGCCGCTTTCGAATCGATGCTGGGCCTGCTGGCCTTTGCCCTGTCAACGGGTTTATTGTATGGCCGGTTTTCCCGACCGGTTGCCCACATACGCTTCTCGAAGCATGCTGTCTTTGCGCCTTACCTGGATGTCAACGGCTGGATGTTCCGTATCATCAACGCCCGGTCAAACCAGTTGATCGACGTGCAGGTCGAAGTATCCATGTCGAGACTCGAAACCAAACCCGATGGCACCGTACACCGCAAGTACTATGGGTTGAAGCTGGAACGGAGCAAGGTCAGTTTTTTTCCGACCAACTGGACGGTCGTTCACCCCATCACCGACGACAGTCCTCTCCACGGCTGCACACCCGACAACCTGGCCGAGTCTGATGCCGAGTTTCTCATCCTGCTCCGCGCGATGGATGACACATTTGCGCAGGTCGTTCACAGCCGGTACTCCTACCGTTATGACGAAGTATTGTGGGGCCAGAAATTTAGAAGTATGACCGATGGCAATCAGGCCGGTATGGCGACCGTCGATCTGAATAAACTGGATATTACTGATCCGGCACCTCTCAATTGA
- a CDS encoding glycosyltransferase family 2 protein has product MKVLKGMISLVVPAFNEEENLPVLVHRLMAVMEPYGNYEILVIDDGSTDQSRYVLRQLSIEYPVVRFLSFSRNFGHQMALRAGYDNARGDAVICLDADLQHPPELIPTLIQKWREGFEVVYTVRQPDQSLSWFKRTTSKKFYSLLRKVSNLDIEDGAADFRLLDRKVVDTIKQFKENDLFLRGAISWIGFRQCRIVYVPAARYAGRSKYSFQKMLKLAAMGITSFSTRPLYLSVLLGFFMSLFATLFGAEVLYEYFFTNATVSGWTTLVVLMALIGGVQFIMIGIIGVYLGKTFVEVKGRPAYIIGDTSEIEETVATWQTPTEETLFYSPLT; this is encoded by the coding sequence ATGAAGGTGCTTAAAGGTATGATCAGCTTAGTCGTACCAGCTTTTAACGAAGAAGAAAATTTGCCGGTTTTAGTACACCGTTTAATGGCGGTTATGGAGCCCTACGGCAACTACGAAATACTGGTCATTGATGATGGTAGTACGGACCAGTCCCGCTACGTTCTCAGGCAGTTAAGTATCGAATATCCGGTTGTTCGGTTCCTGTCGTTTTCGCGAAACTTTGGCCACCAGATGGCGTTGCGGGCCGGCTATGACAACGCCCGGGGCGACGCCGTGATTTGCCTCGATGCCGATCTTCAGCACCCGCCCGAACTCATTCCAACGCTGATTCAGAAATGGCGCGAAGGCTTCGAAGTTGTCTATACCGTTCGCCAGCCCGACCAGTCGCTGTCGTGGTTTAAGCGCACGACTTCGAAGAAATTCTACAGCCTGCTCCGGAAAGTCTCGAATCTGGACATTGAAGACGGCGCGGCCGATTTCCGATTGCTCGATCGGAAGGTAGTCGATACCATCAAGCAATTCAAGGAGAACGACCTGTTTTTGCGGGGGGCCATCTCCTGGATCGGTTTCCGGCAGTGCCGCATCGTATACGTTCCCGCTGCCCGGTACGCGGGTCGGTCGAAGTATTCGTTCCAGAAGATGCTTAAACTGGCGGCAATGGGCATTACGTCCTTCTCCACCCGGCCCCTGTACCTGTCTGTGCTGCTCGGCTTTTTTATGTCGCTGTTCGCTACGCTGTTTGGTGCCGAAGTCTTGTACGAATACTTTTTTACCAATGCTACTGTGTCGGGATGGACAACGCTGGTTGTGCTGATGGCGCTCATCGGGGGCGTTCAGTTTATCATGATCGGAATCATTGGCGTATATTTAGGGAAAACATTTGTTGAGGTCAAAGGACGACCCGCCTACATCATTGGCGACACGAGTGAGATTGAGGAGACCGTAGCGACATGGCAAACCCCCACCGAAGAAACACTATTTTATTCACCGTTGACGTAG